A window of the Trichoderma asperellum chromosome 4, complete sequence genome harbors these coding sequences:
- a CDS encoding uncharacterized protein (EggNog:ENOG41) — protein sequence MDSLEDFEQQLAAEKLEREKSEQERERHHHHKHRHHHRRDRDDDRDREERHRHRHRDSERDRDRDRDGNRKRDRDRERDRGRDRDDNRRRRHHNEYDEDDDERRHKRSRRSRDEDDGDEERRRRRHREDRHHKSSDEKARAPPSDQEKSSNEDATGTSKPLERDAWMTAPSAFEVEHVHRPGQNKPRSPTPEPPKRVISSREINSGYLEDLNSGKLPSAAEQQPSERTVDYTFGDSGSSWRMTKLKAVYTTAEDSGQSVEEVALKQFGSLEFFDDAREEKEELERRRLYGDDVKTKDKPTGEFYRERRKSQRREEPARQEIRQGEVVQEDHPQPVPVPMDQTALNRLRAQMMKAKLRKAPNAAQLEEEYNLAAAGAAPRLNAPEAVVLGVMESRQLAGTRGEVKTVDTKRGRERGLVEENTDMTIEQMLQEERRTKGQAGGEGLRLAERIAKDAKFDDDLEYMDENAEKLAKRVHKSEVNLKNMAVSEFQKMNRVLENCPLCHKEDKGLPPIAPVISLATRVFMTLATEPEISEGGAVIVPTAHRNNLLECDDDEWEEIRNFMKSLTRMYHDQGREVIFYENAAAPHKHMHAAMMAIPIPYDQGAMAPAFFKEAFLSSDEEWSQHRKIIDTGAKAREGMGRSAFRRCIAKEMPYFHVWFTLDGGLGHVVENSDRWPRGDLFAREIIGGIVDADAHIIKKQGRWAKIDSRVDGFKKGWRKFDWTRVLTDG from the coding sequence ATGGACAGCCTAGAAGAtttcgagcagcagctcgccgcTGAAAAACTCGAGCGTGAAAAATCAGAACAAGAACGTGAGCGGCACCACCATCACAAGCATAGACATCACCACCGGCGAGATCGAGACGACGATAGAGACCGCGAAGAGAGACACAGGCATCGGCATCGCGACAGCGAAAGAGACCGAGATAGAGACAGGGACGGTAATCGGAAGCGCGATAGGGATAGGGAGAGGGATAgaggcagagacagagacgACAATCGCCGTCGCCGACATCACAATGAatacgacgaggacgatgatgaacGTCGACACAAGAGAAGCCGCCGATCAcgcgacgaggacgatggcgacgaggagCGCCGCAGACGGCGTCATCGAGAGGATCGACATCACAAATCATCAGACGAAAAGGCTCGCGCGCCTCCTTCAGACCAGGAGAAGTCTTCAAACGAAGATGCGACCGGCACGTCAAAACCGCTGGAACGAGATGCTTGGATGACCGCGCCATCGGCCTTTGAAGTCGAACATGTCCACCGCCCAGGGCAAAACAAACCTCGATCGCCGACCCCAGAGCCACCAAAGCGAGTAATATCCAGTCGTGAGATTAATAGCGGCTATCTTGAAGACTTGAATAGCGGCAAGCTGCCTTCTGCTGCGGAGCAACAGCCATCTGAGCGAACGGTTGACTATACATTCGGCGACTCTGGCTCATCGTGGCGAATGACTAAATTGAAAGCTGTCTACACTACGGCAGAAGACTCGGGCCAGTCTGTTGAAGAAGTTGCTCTAAAGCAGTTCGGCAGCTTAGAGTTCTTCGATGATGCGcgcgaagagaaggaagagctggagaggaggagattaTATGGTGATGATGTCAAGACAAAAGACAAGCCTACGGGCGAATTCTACCGAGAACGGAGGAAGAGCCAAAGGCGCGAAGAACCAGCCAGGCAAGAAATCCGCCAAGGCGAAGTCGTGCAAGAGGACCACCCGCAGCCAGTCCCCGTTCCAATGGACCAGACAGCTCTGAACAGACTCCGTGCTCAAATGATGAAGGCAAAGTTGCGCAAGGCACCCAATGCGGCTCAACTGGAAGAAGAGTACAACCTTGCGGCGGCAGGAGCGGCGCCTCGTCTCAATGCCCCTGAAGCAGTGGTCCTTGGCGTCATGGAGAGTCGCCAACTCGCCGGCACACGTGGAGAGGTCAAAACAGTGGATACCAAGCGCGGACGAGAGCGCGGCCTCGTCGAGGAGAACACAGACATGACCATCGAGCAGATGCTCCAAGAGGAACGTCGAACCAAGGGCCAAGCAGGAGGTGAAGGCCTGCGCCTCGCCGAGAGAATCGCCAAAGACGCGAAATTCGACGACGACCTCGAGTACATGGACGAAAACGCCGAAAAGCTAGCAAAGCGCGTCCACAAGAGCGAGGTCAACCTGAAAAACATGGCCGTCAGCGAGTTCCAGAAGATGAACCGCGTCCTCGAAAACTGCCCCCTCTGCCATAAGGAGGATAAAGGGCTGCCGCCCATCGCGCCCGTCATCTCTCTCGCCACGCGCGTCTTCATGACTCTGGCCACCGAGCCGGAGATCAGCGAAGGCGGCGCCGTCATCGTCCCCACAGCGCATCGAAACAACCTCCTCGAgtgcgacgacgacgagtgGGAGGAGATTCGCAACTTCATGAAGAGCCTCACGAGGATGTACCACGACCAGGGCCGAGAAGTCATCTTTTACGAAAACGCCGCCGCGCCGCATAAGCACATGCACGCCGCCATGATGGCCATCCCTATCCCCTACGACCAAGGCGCCATGGCACCCGCATTTTTCAAGGAGgcgtttctctcttctgaCGAGGAATGGTCCCAGCATCGCAAAATCATTGACACCGGCGCCAAAGCCAGGGAGGGCATGGGCCGCTCAGCTTTCCGCCGGTGCATCGCCAAGGAGATGCCCTACTTCCACGTCTGGTTCACGCTGGACGGGGGGCTGGGCCACGTTGTTGAGAATTCGGATCGCTGGCCGAGGGGAGACCTCTTTGCGAGGGAGATTATCGGTGGTATTGTGGATGCTGATGCACACATCATTAAGAAGCAAGGGCGGTGGGCGAAGATTGATAGCAGGGTCGATGGATTCAAGAAGGGGTGGAGAAAGTTTGACTGGACGAGAGTGTTGACTGATGGGTAA
- a CDS encoding uncharacterized protein (EggNog:ENOG41) — protein sequence MERTSIDSMPPIPTRTHRVHSSQRNRMSSTPTSAARKRYAIPPGSPEIISSLITSLSAIAEPANHHFDTGLTSATLSLPTSPNSGPSRHSSRSRRGSGSFGVDYGAYKQPSFHEEHGGPICLDELAASPPVIRTSKPPSGFSPLTAPQSPRSHRSTSRESGFRSFIRSAASSRPSSTGSFASKNDDARSIGNLSVERGSAPHPELRPRRSLDSWGKKSNRSSRVLSYMGSREHLREPQIDRRRASSTPIVGGTATGGGSIHSGSKVEHFFGESSISEEPTAVTTDDNLLGDGLHHIPARDSSLRNSSSSRRRSSVRRPIKDVEGFAGDKVLETAESGYGRDFAKMKHRRSDSDTNKSSLYDVEENSTRKPKQRASSSYLSANYIAEERTDELEDDGAPFPSVSQGRRRDELDRKDQRLSSQTTPGPNDALRLKRSSSRLKRLSVPLIPQENKRLNDESTPNNRPTGYERPQSADSVDDAVESYLCSPRLSQKIRHPETGRVISFAEVGDPEGSVVFCCVGMGLTRYITAFYDELALTLKLRLITPDRPGVGDSEPYADGTSTPLSWPDDVYAICQTLRISKFSLMAHSAGAIYALATALRMPQHIRGKIHLLAPWIPPSQMNVFGSSSLMPPSHTLPTAQRILRVLPTSFLKAANSSFMSATSSSITSSLPKNPRKSKRKTGHKDGSSRNATPSADKENINNHAAGGKDSDGTLVNQEDQASPNTKEGVDTTVPRPTTSNGLSHSPPAFDPLADKERQQSYDIRLTHAIWDLATTNANPAVDLLVCLERRHTIGFRYVDITRPVIIRHGSGDTRVPVENVKWLGKIMKRCEVRVLEGEGHGLMASATVMGSVLMEISKEWEDWERATRSAGSKERERGRRGAPGK from the exons ATGGAACGCACTTCCATAGATTCGATGCCCCCTATCCCAACACGCACCCACCGCGTTCACTCGTCCCAGCGCAACCGCATGTCGTCGACGCCCACTTCTGCCGCCCGCAAACGATACGCCATCCCTCCCGGGAGCCCTGAGATTATTTCCAGCCTCATCACCAGCCTTAGCGCCATCGCTGAGCCTGCCAACCACCACTTCGACACCGGCCTGACCTCAGCAACTCTTTCCCTGCCAACGAGCCCAAACTCTGGCCCAAGCCGCCACAGCTCTCGCTCTAGGCGCGGCTCTGGTAGTTTTGGCGTTGACTACGGGGCATACAAACAGCCTTCCTTTCACGAGGAGCACGGCGGCCCTATTTGTCTCGACGAGCTTGCGGCCAGCCCACCTGTTATCCGCACATCCAAGCCCCCGAGCGGCTTTTCACCTCTGACCGCGCCGCAAAGCCCTCGAAGCCACCGAAGTACAAGTCGAGAAAGCGGATTCAGATCCTTTATACGTAGCGCCGCAAGCTCTCGCCCCTCGTCTACGGGCTCGTTTGCGTCCAAGAATGATGATGCTCGCAGCATCGGAAATCTTTCTGTAGAACGTGGCTCTGCGCCTCACCCGGAGCTACGCCCACGCCGGTCTCTCGATAGCTGGGGGAAAAAGTCGaatcgcagcagcagagtgCTTAGCTATATGGGCTCTAGAGAACACCTTCGCGAGCCCCAGATTGACAGGAGACGTGCCTCTTCTACCCCAATAGTTGGCGGTACCGCGACAGGAGGAGGTAGCATTCACAGCGGAAGCAAGGTAGAGCATTTCTTTGGAGAGAGCTCTATCAGCGAGGAACCAACAGCGGTTACTACCGACGATAATCTGCTTGGAGACGGCCTGCATCATATTCCAGCTCGCGATTCAAGTCTGCGCAATTCGAGCTCAAGTAGAAGGAGATCCAGTGTTCGACGGCCAATAAAGGACGTTGAAGGATTTGCTGGGGACAAGGTTCTTGAAACTGCCGAGTCCGGCTACGGTCGTGACTTTGCGAAAATGAAGCATCGCCGCTCTGACTCGGATACCAATAAGTCGTCTTTATACGACGTCGAAGAGAATTCCACTCGAAAACCGAAGCAGAGAGCGTCTAGCAGCTATCTGAGCGCGAATTACATCGCGGAAGAGAGAACAGATGAGCTCGAAGACGACGGCGCTCCCTTCCCTTCAGTTTCGCAGGGGCGTCGACGAGATGAGCTTGATCGCAAAGACCAACGTCTTTCTAGCCAGACAACCCCTGGCCCTAACGATGCCCTTCGACTGaagcgcagcagctctagATTAAAGCGCCTCTCAGTACCTCTCATTCCTCAGGAGAACAAACGCCTGAATGATGAGTCCACCCCGAATAATAGGCCCACGGGCTATGAGAGACCCCAATCTGCTGATtctgttgatgatgctgtcGAATCTTACCTATGCTCGCCGCGCCTGTCTCAAAAGATTCGCCATCCCGAAACTGGCCGAGTTATCTCGTTTGCTGAAGTTGGAGACCCTGAAGGCAGCGTAGTCTTTTGTTGTGTAGGGATGGGCTTGACGAGATATATCACTGCGTTTTATGATGAGTTGGCGTTGACGCTGAAGCTCCGTCTTATTACCCCTGATCGACCAGGTGTGGGAGACAGTGAGCCTTATGCTGACGGAACGAGTACACCTCTCAGCTGGCCTG ATGACGTGTACGCAATCTGCCAAACTTTGAGAATCAGCAAATTCTCTCTAATGGCTCATTCGGCTGGAGCCATCTATGCTCTGGCCACGGCTCTTCGCATGCCTCAGCATATCCGAGGAAAAATCCATCTGCTTGCGCCGTGGATCCCGCCTTCTCAAATGAATGTTTTCGGGTCATCATCGCTAATGCCACCATCACACACTCTTCCAACAGCTCAAAGAATCCTACGAGTCTTGCCAACGTCTTTCCTAAAGGCGGCTAACAGCAGTTTCATGTCGGCAACCAGCTCGTCAATTACAAGCTCTTTACCAAAGAATCCCCGCAAATCTAAACGCAAAACGGGCCACAAAGATGGTAGTAGCAGAAATGCTACACCGTCTGCAGACAAGGAAAACATCAACAATCATGCAGCGGGCGGCAAGGACTCAGATGGCACTCTGGTCAATCAAGAAGACCAGGCATCCCCCAATACCAAAGAAGGCGTGGACACGACAGTACCTCGGCCTACAACTAGCAACGGCCTGTCCCATTCGCCTCCAGCTTTTGATCCTCTCGCCGATAAAGAACGGCAACAATCTTATGACATACGGCTAACACATGCGATCTGGGATCTTGCCACGACGAACGCGAATCCAGCTGTGGACCTGCTTGTTTGTCTCGAAAGACGGCATACTATTGGCTTCCGGTATGTCGACATCACTCGACCTGTGATTATTCGTCACGGTAGCGGAGATACTCGGGTGCCTGTTGAGAACGTCAAATGGTTGGGCAAGATCATGAAGCGATGTGAAGTCCGGGTACTCGAAGGAGAGGGCCACGGATTGATGGCCAGCGCCACAGTGATGGGTTCCGTCTTGATGGAGATAAGCAAAGAATGGGAAGACTGGGAGAGAGCAACGAGGAGTGCGGGAAGCAAAGAACGCGAAagaggacgacgaggagcCCCCGGAAAATGA
- a CDS encoding uncharacterized protein (EggNog:ENOG41) gives MAAAATKTIFSFVSYDNHRVPQDPKSRTLIRRHAMRDVATTRKQKRNYRGNAVQYPEAVLYGEDTHEACAGKGTVAKRRSTKRKLLKKATDSNPQPTKQQLIRIHTIVVDDYSQKFSTRFPILELIAPLTSLHLGVASISCFTLEPGRTGDVLFSLPLSNLQSRRLLDYLPSLYGKASALTYTVDCLVARLNQITRGLTTNTSSEEEDGEVLHHYAKALKEIQRAIDDEQLRMAQETLYAAELLGIFELLSPNPEMTSWKCHAAGAARLIQLRGPERFKTDFELALFMAHIGPIVTESFLNNKTCFLTEEPWKKVLRTAICHDPTIPPEQSKLIYRLWSSLIFGPNIFKMVTSLVLSPTEPSESDIEAAIEKIQKDLTYLRMWEDLLRQQQQAQSPIDRDESGDNVKFVFAAPAWSKGKNFMPWPVLRGTFMMCGMLKRRLLVSLAPSRFPHVEAEAQALAETTLELNSNPATRKEDGLLGGLFLAQTVWVAKAVLTTKDIWNETVADASRMTSEENERGPIIEQWKFRIWCKELGRKVS, from the exons ATGGCCGCCGCGGCCACTAAGACGATCTTCTCCTTTGTAAGCTATGACAACCATAGGGTGCCCCAGGATCCCAAGTCTCGTACCTTAATCCGCCGGCACGCCATGCGAGATGTGGCCACCACGAGAAAGCAGAAGCGAAACTATCGCGGCAACGCGGTCCAGTACCCAGAGGCGGTGCTGTATGGAGAGGACACGCATGAAGCGTGTGCCGGTAAAGGAACTGTAGCTAAAAGGCGATCAACTAAGCGtaagctgttgaagaaggcgaCAGACAGCAATCCGCAGCCGActaagcagcagctcatccGAATCCACACAATCGTTGTTGATGACTACAGCCAAAAGTTTAGCACGCGCTTCCCCATCTTGGAGCTCATTGCACCACTCACAAGCCTGCACCTGGGGGTGGCCTCCATCTCCTGCTTTACCTTGGAGCCCGGCAGGACGGGGGACGTGCTCTTCTCATTGCCGCTGTCCAACTTGCAGAGCAGACGGCTGTTAGACTACCTGCCTAGCCTATACGGGAAGGCCTCCGCCTTGACTTACACCGTTGATTGTCTTGTAGCAAGGCTGAACCAGATCACTCGCGGCTTGACTACCAACACATCGtcggaagaggaggatggcgAGGTCCTCCATCATTATGCCAAGGCGCTCAAGGAAATCCAGCGGGCCATCGATGATGAACAACTTCGAATGGCGCAGGAAACACTGTATGCGGCAGAACTGCTTGGCATTTTTGAG CTTCTGAGCCCCAATCCGGAAATGACGTCCTGGAAGTGCCATGCAGCAGGAGCTGCCAGGCTGATCCAGCTTCGTGGCCCCGAGAGGTTCAAGACAGACTTTGAACTGGCCCTTTTCATGGCCCACATCGGTCCAATA GTCACCGAATCCTTCCTCAACAACAAGACCTGCTTCCTGACCGAGGAGCCATGGAAGAAGGTCTTGCGCACCGCCATCTGCCATGACCCGACCATACCGCCGGAGCAGAGTAAGCTCATCTATCGGCTTTGGTCTAGTCTCATCTTTGGGCCCAACATATTCAAAATGGTCACGAGCTTGGTGCTGTCGCCCACTGAACCTTCGGAAAGCGATATCGAGGCGGCAATTGAGAAGATCCAGAAAGACCTGACATATTTGAGGATGTGGGAAGACTTGCtacgccaacagcagcaagcgcAGTCCCCCATCGACAGAGACGAATCGGGCGATAACGTAAAGTTCGTCTTCGCAGCTCCAGCCTGGAGCAAGGGAAAGAATTTCATGCCGTGGCCGGTCCTGCGCGGCACTTTCATGATGTGCGGCATGCTGAAGAGGCGGCTTCTGGTCTCGCTTGCGCCCTCTCGCTTCCCTCACGTCGAGGCAGAGGCTCAGGCGCTGGCCGAAACAACGCTGGAGCTCAACTCCAACCCGGCTACACGCAAGGAAGATGGCCTTCTGGGAGGCCTTTTCCTAGCGCAAACGGTCTGGGTGGCGAAGGCCGTCCTCACCACAAAGGACATATGGAATGAAACTGTAGCAGATGCAAGCAGGATGACTTCAgaggaaaatgaaagaggGCCGATAATTGAACAGTGGAAGTTTAGAATATGGTGCAAAGAGCTCGGAAGAAAGGTTTCGTAA